A window of the Egibacter rhizosphaerae genome harbors these coding sequences:
- a CDS encoding helix-turn-helix domain-containing protein: MAVTLKAEEVGQTTELFEEILTSPEVRLVDAHGHEAVLSPHVAGFLRAAVVAASSGNALLFSEDDTMSPAEAAQVLGVSRPMVYRYIKDGLLEDRPVNTYHRIPAASVHELAEQRRGAAERSAQLLRDDPDHPRVAAARARARARRADRDA, from the coding sequence ATGGCAGTGACGTTGAAGGCAGAGGAGGTCGGGCAGACCACAGAGCTGTTCGAGGAGATCCTCACCTCGCCAGAGGTCCGGCTCGTCGATGCTCACGGCCACGAGGCGGTGCTCTCGCCGCACGTCGCAGGCTTCTTGCGTGCGGCGGTCGTTGCCGCCTCCAGCGGGAACGCGCTGCTGTTCAGTGAGGACGACACGATGTCGCCCGCCGAGGCGGCACAGGTGCTGGGCGTGTCGCGACCGATGGTGTACCGCTACATCAAGGACGGTCTCCTCGAGGACCGGCCCGTCAACACCTACCACCGCATCCCTGCGGCGTCGGTACACGAGCTCGCAGAGCAGCGGCGCGGCGCAGCCGAGCGCAGCGCCCAACTGCTGCGCGACGACCCCGATCACCCCCGGGTCGCGGCGGCCCGAGCGCGTGCTCGCGCTCGTCGCGCCGACCGCGACGCGTGA
- a CDS encoding RES domain-containing protein, with amino-acid sequence MSWPPGSRWLRLADPSWDDPLDATFAARFGGRWTPVGGEPTLYLCADAPTAWRIVTARLASSPVNVEDVRDEAGPDLVDVELAPPVTAIDAASNEGLVAAGLPTSYPLDGVDGDVVGHTDCRPVGAAAAADEFDGVYARSAATRDGRGRELAWFPKRRAARLRARSPFTVWSRQ; translated from the coding sequence GTGTCATGGCCACCGGGCTCGCGGTGGCTGCGGCTGGCGGACCCGTCGTGGGACGACCCGTTGGACGCGACGTTCGCTGCCCGCTTCGGCGGCCGGTGGACGCCGGTGGGCGGCGAGCCCACGCTGTACCTGTGCGCCGACGCGCCGACGGCGTGGCGCATTGTGACCGCGCGGCTCGCGTCGTCGCCAGTCAATGTTGAGGACGTACGCGACGAAGCGGGCCCCGACCTGGTCGACGTGGAACTGGCGCCACCGGTGACCGCGATCGACGCGGCGAGCAACGAAGGGCTGGTCGCGGCCGGGCTGCCGACGTCGTACCCGCTGGACGGGGTGGATGGTGACGTGGTCGGCCACACCGACTGTCGGCCGGTGGGCGCGGCCGCTGCGGCCGACGAGTTCGACGGGGTGTACGCGCGGTCGGCCGCCACCCGAGACGGGCGCGGCCGAGAGCTCGCCTGGTTCCCCAAGCGGCGCGCGGCGCGGTTGAGGGCGCGCTCCCCGTTCACCGTCTGGTCGCGTCAGTAG
- a CDS encoding antitoxin Xre/MbcA/ParS toxin-binding domain-containing protein yields MRARNRLLDGRRPLDALAEGDADAVREAADAFDAGSYV; encoded by the coding sequence CTGCGTGCCCGCAACCGACTGCTGGACGGACGCCGGCCGCTGGACGCGCTGGCCGAGGGCGATGCCGACGCGGTGCGCGAGGCCGCGGACGCCTTCGACGCGGGCAGCTACGTCTAG
- a CDS encoding type IV toxin-antitoxin system AbiEi family antitoxin domain-containing protein, with product MGIAVADHGERAALMGLSAARYHGAVPRAHATAWVAVGVNRRPIDGGVYGRVVFVPRDLERLDLVRARTAIADGYVTGIEQTIVDLARRPAHGGGEDTAREAIARLWPRAETDRLDQLAREQRARAALNRVRVEQGAAG from the coding sequence TTGGGGATCGCGGTGGCCGACCACGGCGAGCGGGCGGCCCTGATGGGCTTGTCCGCGGCGCGCTACCACGGCGCGGTGCCCCGCGCGCACGCCACCGCGTGGGTCGCGGTCGGGGTGAACCGCCGTCCCATCGACGGGGGCGTCTACGGGCGGGTGGTGTTCGTGCCCCGCGACCTCGAGCGGCTGGATCTGGTGCGCGCGCGCACCGCGATCGCCGACGGGTACGTCACCGGCATCGAGCAGACCATCGTCGATCTCGCCCGCCGCCCGGCTCACGGCGGCGGGGAGGACACCGCGCGGGAGGCCATCGCGCGGCTGTGGCCCCGCGCCGAGACCGACCGGCTCGACCAGCTCGCCCGCGAGCAGCGCGCCCGCGCCGCGCTCAACCGGGTCCGCGTCGAGCAGGGGGCGGCGGGATGA
- a CDS encoding nucleotidyl transferase AbiEii/AbiGii toxin family protein — translation MITAPEAARWAERLGVTREQIERDHLVSHLLAALPRLDGPDAAFVGGTALARTHLDGLRVSEDIDLLVDDPHDYAPRLQSELGRLLRRAYPELEIGSAARAPRDLTLHLTANAVPSVEVQLLRREPAEQQLEYEQRAVSLRYHDLPTSVDWRVPTAESFVALKPRPFNRQPRTGACGQRPSRTLARSPP, via the coding sequence ATGATCACCGCGCCCGAGGCCGCCCGCTGGGCCGAGCGGCTCGGCGTGACGCGCGAGCAGATCGAACGCGACCACCTCGTCTCCCACCTCCTCGCCGCGCTGCCGCGACTCGACGGCCCCGACGCCGCGTTCGTCGGTGGCACCGCGCTCGCGCGCACCCACCTCGACGGGCTTCGGGTCTCCGAGGACATCGACCTGCTCGTCGACGACCCGCACGACTACGCACCACGGCTGCAGAGTGAGCTCGGCCGCCTTCTCCGCCGCGCCTACCCCGAGCTGGAGATCGGCTCCGCCGCCCGCGCCCCACGCGACCTCACCCTGCACCTCACCGCCAACGCGGTCCCCAGCGTGGAAGTCCAGCTGCTGCGCCGCGAACCCGCCGAGCAGCAGCTCGAGTACGAGCAACGCGCCGTGTCCCTGCGCTACCACGACCTGCCCACCTCGGTCGACTGGCGCGTGCCCACCGCCGAGTCCTTCGTCGCGCTCAAACCGCGCCCCTTCAACCGGCAACCACGGACCGGAGCCTGTGGTCAGCGACCCTCCCGGACCTTGGCGCGCAGCCCGCCATAG